The following coding sequences lie in one Musa acuminata AAA Group cultivar baxijiao chromosome BXJ1-8, Cavendish_Baxijiao_AAA, whole genome shotgun sequence genomic window:
- the LOC135587865 gene encoding glucan endo-1,3-beta-glucosidase 4-like, with product MRTGKWEKIVFLLIFLFSSASGAFIGINIGTQMSSLPSAAEIVSILKTQQIKHVRLFDADHQMLNALANTGIEVTVGVPNDQLLRIGESRSEAANWINKNVAAFVPATNITCIAVGNEVLTTIPNAALVLVPAMQFLQSALVAANLNFQVKVSSPQSMDMIPKHFPPSTATFNLSWNSVMYQYLQFLKNTGSSFMLNAQPYYAYAKGQGIFPLEYALFRPLDPNNQIVDPNTNFQYTNMFDAMIDAAYYSMQSLNFSNIPVTVMASGWPSLGGASEPEANIDNALAYNSNLIRHVLNGSGTPSQPTSSVSAFVHELFNEDVRPGPVSEKNWGIFASNGTAVYSLKFGHLAESSAESTGLVGVFCVANSSADSNALKKGLDWACGPGSANCTAIQQGQPCYEADNLVAIASYAYNDYYHRTQASGGSCNFGNTAMITTTDPSHGSCIFAGSSGSSTSSTEGTTPSAFGPVGALSGTSRLQFVSSEFLIAFLLTFLV from the exons ATGCGTACTGGAAAATGGGAGAAAATCGTGTTCCTTCTTATTTTTCTGTTCTCAAGTGCATCAG GTGCATTTATTGGGATTAATATTGGCACTCAGATGTCCAGCTTGCCATCGGCAGCAGAAATTGTGTCGATTCTGAAAACTCAGCAGATTAAACACGTACGCTTGTTTGATGCTGACCACCAAATGCTGAATGCTCTTGCAAACACTGGAATAGAGGTCACGGTTGGGGTCCCCAATGACCAGCTGCTACGAATAGGAGAGTCTAGATCAGAAGCAGCTAACTGGATAAACAAAAATGTAGCTGCATTTGTTCCTGCGACGAACATCACTTGTATCGCTGTTGGCAATGAGGTCCTCACAACCATCCCAAATGCTGCTTTAGTTCTTGTTCCAGCTATGCAATTCCTCCAATCTGCTCTCGTGGCAGCAAACCTTAACTTTCAGGTCAAAGTTTCGAGCCCACAGTCGATGGACATGATTCCCAAACACTTTCCTCCATCGACAGCCACCTTCAACTTATCGTGGAACTCCGTAATGTATCAGTATCTTCAGTTCTTGAAGAATACAGGATCTTCTTTCATGCTAAATGCACAGCCTTATTATGCTTACGCCAAGGGACAGGGCATTTTCCCTCTAGAGTATGCTCTTTTCCGGCCGCTAGATCCGAACAATCAGATTGTGGACCCCAATACAAATTTCCAGTACACAAACATGTTTGACGCGATGATTGATGCTGCTTATTACTCCATGCAATCACTCAATTTTTCTAATATTCCGGTGACCGTGATGGCCTCGGGGTGGCCATCGCTAGGTGGAGCCAGCGAGCCAGAAGCCAATATTGACAATGCATTGGCCTACAACAGCAATCTTATCCGCCATGTGCTAAATGGTTCTGGCACACCAAGCCAGCCAACCTCATCCGTTAGCGCATTTGTCCATGAGCTGTTCAACGAGGATGTCCGACCTGGCCCTGTTTCTGAGAAGAACTGGGGGATATTTGCTTCAAATGGGACTGCTGTGTACTCTCTGAAATTTGGGCATCTAGCCGAGTCTAGTGCAGAGTCGACAGGTTTGGTTGGAGTTTTCTGTGTCGCAAACTCTAGTGCAGACTCCAATGCGCTGAAGAAAGGGTTGGATTGGGCTTGTGGACCTGGTTCGGCAAACTGCACAGCCATCCAGCAAGGGCAACCGTGCTATGAAGCCGACAATCTCGTAGCTATTGCCTCCTACGCATACAATGACTACTACCACCGAACTCAAGCGAGTGGCGGTAGCTGCAACTTTGGTAACACAGCCATGATTACCACGACCGATCCCA GCCATGGCTCATGTATCTTTGCTGGAAG CTCAGGGTCAAGCACCAGCTCGACCGAGGGTACGACACCCAGCGCCTTTGGACCGGTAGGCGCGCTTAGCGGGACTTCGAGACTGCAGTTTGTCTCCTCCGAGTTTCTAATCGCGTTCCTGTTAACCTTTCTTGTTTGA